A genomic region of Bactrocera dorsalis isolate Fly_Bdor chromosome 3, ASM2337382v1, whole genome shotgun sequence contains the following coding sequences:
- the LOC105228933 gene encoding PIN2/TERF1-interacting telomerase inhibitor 1 isoform X1, whose product MAMLAQPRQRKQYTLTPRGKALYEDDTRFGTKMLEKMGWSKGKGLGANEDGSQDFVRVRMRNTNEGLGFEDRDDHWTQHENDFNGLLKTLNGDDGKSEKAVEDKESTSDEDIPRVGFGFAPEPKKPKVEKLKDKISGISLEQKSKLSKVRVHYKKFTKGKDIAQYSEKDLANIFGKKVVETEQADGVYAQLTAVMPEENNENFAGVQTISTGLSVSDYFKQKMEALKSKQKQENNSNSHTENKKKSKKRKRERESVEAGSQTVELIPLKDVENNTVLEVQEKNEKHKKRKRTIEEIPTETIENLAIFKNDEKKNTDSAIEFVDLTDEADNENMKVPKNKKKKKKCKENEIEQHTNQNYVIDENKEVDILATEMPKKKKKSKKSKSNQSKEDDDVIIVGYEAPTSSEVPEHTSKSENLTELRTDDHIKVKKNKKSKKRENSEENIEEISTPETSPDSKKSKKQKKSVEMLQASETAEQTTEKSKKSKKDVSEDNQTLTLDELIAKCNSYNIYNISSFVAEKFRNVDLEQFKGSTLTHIPGYTHTADLQLNVVNEPHDEERITRLWNCSEDKYVQINPKAIFGKYRQNVLNAYKTMQHTKNREKNPLPLFNIKSLKRKSVFQPI is encoded by the exons ATGGCTATGTTAGCTCAACCTCGACAGCGAAAGCAGTATACTTTAACACCGCGAGGCAAGGCGTTATACGAAg ATGATACACGTTTCGGTACAAAAATGTTAGAGAAAATGGGCTGGTCCAAGGGAAAGGGTCTTGGTGCTAATGAGGATGGTAGCCAGGATTTTGTACGTGTGCGTATGCGAAATACCAACGAAGGTTTGGGATTTGAAGATCGTGATGACCATTGGACGCAGCATGAAAATGACTTTAATGGACTACTGAAGACATTAAATGGCGATGATGGGAAAAGTGAGAAAGCTGTTGAAGATAAGGAAAGTACTTCTGACGAGGACATTCCGAGAGTGGGATTTGGATTTGCACCTGAACCGAAGAAACCGAAAGTAGAAAAGTTAAAGGATAAAATTAGTGGCATATCGCTGGAACAGAAGTCAAAGCTAAGTAAGGTACGCGTACATTACAAGAAGTTCACGAAAGGAAAAGATATTGCACAATATAGTGAAAAAGATCTTGCCAATATATTTGGCAAAAAAGTTGTGGAAACAGAACAAGCTGATGGTGTTTATGCCCAGCTAACAGCTGTAATGcctgaagaaaataatgaaaattttgctGGCGTACAAACAATTAGCACGGGACTGTCAGTGAgtgattattttaaacaaaaaatggaagcattgaaaagtaaacaaaagcaGGAGAATAATAGTAATAGCCacacagaaaataaaaagaaatctaaAAAGAGGAAGCGTGAAAGGGAATCAGTTGAGGCTGGAAGTCAAACCGTAGAACTAATTCCACTTAAAGATGTTGAAAACAATACAGTGCTAGAAGTTCAGGAGAAAAACGAAAAGCATAAGAAGAGAAAGAGAACTATTGAAGAGATCCCTACGGAAACAATTGAGAACCTGGcgattttcaaaaatgatgaaaagAAGAATACTGACAGTGCTATTGAATTTGTAGATTTGACGGACGAAGCAGACAACGAGAATATGAAAGttcccaaaaataaaaagaagaagaagaagtgcaaagaaaatgaaatagagCAACACACAAACCAAAATTATGTTATAGATGAAAATAAGGAAGTAGACATTTTGGCAACGGAGATGCctaagaagaaaaagaagtcaaagaaaagtaaaagtaatCAATCAAAAGAAGACGACGATGTGATAATTGTAGGCTATGAAGCTCCAACATCATCTGAGGTACCTGAGCACACCTCGAAGTCGGAAAACTTGACTGAATTAAGAACAGACGATCATAtcaaagtaaagaaaaataaaaagtcaaaGAAGCGTGAAAACTCGGAGGAAAACATTGAAGAGATCAGTACACCTGAAACTTCGCCAGACagtaaaaaatcaaagaagCAGAAAAAATCGGTTGAAATGTTGCAAGCAAGTGAAACCGCTGAGCAAACGACCGAAAAGTCGAAGAAATCCAAAAAAGATGTAAGTGAAGATAACCAAACGTTGACACTTGATGAATTGATAGCCAAATGTAATTCTTACAATATCTACAATATTTCCTCATTTGTAGCAGAAAAATTCCGCAATGTTGATTTAGAGCAGTTCAAAGGATCAACACTAACACATATACCAGGCTATACGCACACAGCAGATCTACAACTGAATGTGGTGAATGAACCCCATGATGAAGAGCGTATCACGAGATTATGGAATTGCAGCGAAGACAAATACGTTCAAATCAACCCCAAAGCTATCTTTGGCAAATACAGACAAAATGTTTTAAACGCCTATAAAACCATGCAGCAtacaaaaaatagagaaaagaaTCCGTTGCCTCTATTCAATATCAAGTCGCTTAAGAGAAAAAGTGTTTTCCAGCCAATATGA
- the LOC105228933 gene encoding PIN2/TERF1-interacting telomerase inhibitor 1 isoform X3: protein MAMLAQPRQRKQYTLTPRGKALYEDDTRFGTKMLEKMGWSKGKGLGANEDGSQDFVRVRMRNTNEGLGFEDRDDHWTQHENDFNGLLKTLNGDDGKSEKAVEDKESTSDEDIPRVGFGFAPEPKKPKVEKLKDKISGISLEQKSKLSKVRVHYKKFTKGKDIAQYSEKDLANIFGKKVVETEQADGVYAQLTAVMPEENNENFAGVQTISTGLSVSDYFKQKMEALKSKQKQENNSNSHTENKKKSKKRKRERESVEAGSQTVELIPLKDVENNTVLEVQEKNEKHKKRKRTIEEIPTETIENLAIFKNDEKKNTDSAIEFVDLTDEADNENMKVPKNKKKKKKCKENEIEQHTNQNYVIDENKEVDILATEMPKKKKKSKKSKSNQSKEDDDVIIVGYEAPTSSEVPEHTSKSENLTELRTDDHIKVKKNKKSKKRENSEENIEEISTPETSPDSKKSKKQKKSVEMLQASETAEQTTEKSKKSKKDKNSAMLI from the exons ATGGCTATGTTAGCTCAACCTCGACAGCGAAAGCAGTATACTTTAACACCGCGAGGCAAGGCGTTATACGAAg ATGATACACGTTTCGGTACAAAAATGTTAGAGAAAATGGGCTGGTCCAAGGGAAAGGGTCTTGGTGCTAATGAGGATGGTAGCCAGGATTTTGTACGTGTGCGTATGCGAAATACCAACGAAGGTTTGGGATTTGAAGATCGTGATGACCATTGGACGCAGCATGAAAATGACTTTAATGGACTACTGAAGACATTAAATGGCGATGATGGGAAAAGTGAGAAAGCTGTTGAAGATAAGGAAAGTACTTCTGACGAGGACATTCCGAGAGTGGGATTTGGATTTGCACCTGAACCGAAGAAACCGAAAGTAGAAAAGTTAAAGGATAAAATTAGTGGCATATCGCTGGAACAGAAGTCAAAGCTAAGTAAGGTACGCGTACATTACAAGAAGTTCACGAAAGGAAAAGATATTGCACAATATAGTGAAAAAGATCTTGCCAATATATTTGGCAAAAAAGTTGTGGAAACAGAACAAGCTGATGGTGTTTATGCCCAGCTAACAGCTGTAATGcctgaagaaaataatgaaaattttgctGGCGTACAAACAATTAGCACGGGACTGTCAGTGAgtgattattttaaacaaaaaatggaagcattgaaaagtaaacaaaagcaGGAGAATAATAGTAATAGCCacacagaaaataaaaagaaatctaaAAAGAGGAAGCGTGAAAGGGAATCAGTTGAGGCTGGAAGTCAAACCGTAGAACTAATTCCACTTAAAGATGTTGAAAACAATACAGTGCTAGAAGTTCAGGAGAAAAACGAAAAGCATAAGAAGAGAAAGAGAACTATTGAAGAGATCCCTACGGAAACAATTGAGAACCTGGcgattttcaaaaatgatgaaaagAAGAATACTGACAGTGCTATTGAATTTGTAGATTTGACGGACGAAGCAGACAACGAGAATATGAAAGttcccaaaaataaaaagaagaagaagaagtgcaaagaaaatgaaatagagCAACACACAAACCAAAATTATGTTATAGATGAAAATAAGGAAGTAGACATTTTGGCAACGGAGATGCctaagaagaaaaagaagtcaaagaaaagtaaaagtaatCAATCAAAAGAAGACGACGATGTGATAATTGTAGGCTATGAAGCTCCAACATCATCTGAGGTACCTGAGCACACCTCGAAGTCGGAAAACTTGACTGAATTAAGAACAGACGATCATAtcaaagtaaagaaaaataaaaagtcaaaGAAGCGTGAAAACTCGGAGGAAAACATTGAAGAGATCAGTACACCTGAAACTTCGCCAGACagtaaaaaatcaaagaagCAGAAAAAATCGGTTGAAATGTTGCAAGCAAGTGAAACCGCTGAGCAAACGACCGAAAAGTCGAAGAAATCCAAAAAAGAT AAAAATTCCGCAATGTTGATTTAG
- the LOC105228933 gene encoding PIN2/TERF1-interacting telomerase inhibitor 1 isoform X2, translating into MAMLAQPRQRKQYTLTPRGKALYEDDTRFGTKMLEKMGWSKGKGLGANEDGSQDFVRVRMRNTNEGLGFEDRDDHWTQHENDFNGLLKTLNGDDGKSEKAVEDKESTSDEDIPRVGFGFAPEPKKPKVEKLKDKISGISLEQKSKLSKVRVHYKKFTKGKDIAQYSEKDLANIFGKKVVETEQADGVYAQLTAVMPEENNENFAGVQTISTGLSVSDYFKQKMEALKSKQKQENNSNSHTENKKKSKKRKRERESVEAGSQTVELIPLKDVENNTVLEVQEKNEKHKKRKRTIEEIPTETIENLAIFKNDEKKNTDSAIEFVDLTDEADNENMKVPKNKKKKKKCKENEIEQHTNQNYVIDENKEVDILATEMPKKKKKSKKSKSNQSKEDDDVIIVGYEAPTSSEVPEHTSKSENLTELRTDDHIKVKKNKKSKKRENSEENIEEISTPETSPDSKKSKKQKKSVEMLQASETAEQTTEKSKKSKKDQKNSAMLI; encoded by the exons ATGGCTATGTTAGCTCAACCTCGACAGCGAAAGCAGTATACTTTAACACCGCGAGGCAAGGCGTTATACGAAg ATGATACACGTTTCGGTACAAAAATGTTAGAGAAAATGGGCTGGTCCAAGGGAAAGGGTCTTGGTGCTAATGAGGATGGTAGCCAGGATTTTGTACGTGTGCGTATGCGAAATACCAACGAAGGTTTGGGATTTGAAGATCGTGATGACCATTGGACGCAGCATGAAAATGACTTTAATGGACTACTGAAGACATTAAATGGCGATGATGGGAAAAGTGAGAAAGCTGTTGAAGATAAGGAAAGTACTTCTGACGAGGACATTCCGAGAGTGGGATTTGGATTTGCACCTGAACCGAAGAAACCGAAAGTAGAAAAGTTAAAGGATAAAATTAGTGGCATATCGCTGGAACAGAAGTCAAAGCTAAGTAAGGTACGCGTACATTACAAGAAGTTCACGAAAGGAAAAGATATTGCACAATATAGTGAAAAAGATCTTGCCAATATATTTGGCAAAAAAGTTGTGGAAACAGAACAAGCTGATGGTGTTTATGCCCAGCTAACAGCTGTAATGcctgaagaaaataatgaaaattttgctGGCGTACAAACAATTAGCACGGGACTGTCAGTGAgtgattattttaaacaaaaaatggaagcattgaaaagtaaacaaaagcaGGAGAATAATAGTAATAGCCacacagaaaataaaaagaaatctaaAAAGAGGAAGCGTGAAAGGGAATCAGTTGAGGCTGGAAGTCAAACCGTAGAACTAATTCCACTTAAAGATGTTGAAAACAATACAGTGCTAGAAGTTCAGGAGAAAAACGAAAAGCATAAGAAGAGAAAGAGAACTATTGAAGAGATCCCTACGGAAACAATTGAGAACCTGGcgattttcaaaaatgatgaaaagAAGAATACTGACAGTGCTATTGAATTTGTAGATTTGACGGACGAAGCAGACAACGAGAATATGAAAGttcccaaaaataaaaagaagaagaagaagtgcaaagaaaatgaaatagagCAACACACAAACCAAAATTATGTTATAGATGAAAATAAGGAAGTAGACATTTTGGCAACGGAGATGCctaagaagaaaaagaagtcaaagaaaagtaaaagtaatCAATCAAAAGAAGACGACGATGTGATAATTGTAGGCTATGAAGCTCCAACATCATCTGAGGTACCTGAGCACACCTCGAAGTCGGAAAACTTGACTGAATTAAGAACAGACGATCATAtcaaagtaaagaaaaataaaaagtcaaaGAAGCGTGAAAACTCGGAGGAAAACATTGAAGAGATCAGTACACCTGAAACTTCGCCAGACagtaaaaaatcaaagaagCAGAAAAAATCGGTTGAAATGTTGCAAGCAAGTGAAACCGCTGAGCAAACGACCGAAAAGTCGAAGAAATCCAAAAAAGAT CAGAAAAATTCCGCAATGTTGATTTAG